In bacterium YEK0313, one genomic interval encodes:
- the ttrR gene encoding Tetrathionate response regulatory protein TtrR, translating into MADERAPRIAVITIGQSPRPDLMPEMRSILGDVDCDEFGALDGLGRDAILEHAPAEEDFGLFAPLADGTHVVVQVRFAAERAETLIARVDGLGYDLIVLATTGVFTSFSTRTPLIHGQRAVDAWIAALVVGDARIGVIFPLPRQGAVLAAFGYGTLLQSAHATVEGGHSARLADAAATVTGADLILMHSVGYTEAMARQVSETTGKLVVPARRIIAGAARMRLADMTGGRVGPSAENYSGPELMKRLAGATDGLTPREREVLVHVLEGGANKLIARALGISHRTVEIHRARAMAKLGASSVTELIRRALMTPQR; encoded by the coding sequence GTGGCAGACGAGCGCGCGCCCCGCATCGCGGTCATCACCATCGGTCAGAGCCCGCGCCCCGACCTGATGCCGGAAATGCGCTCGATCCTCGGCGATGTCGACTGCGACGAGTTCGGCGCGCTCGACGGCCTCGGCCGCGACGCGATCCTCGAACACGCGCCGGCGGAGGAGGATTTCGGCCTGTTCGCGCCGCTCGCCGACGGGACCCATGTCGTGGTGCAGGTCCGTTTCGCCGCCGAGCGGGCGGAGACGCTGATCGCCCGTGTCGACGGCCTCGGCTACGACCTCATCGTGCTCGCGACCACCGGCGTCTTCACATCCTTTTCGACCCGCACGCCGCTGATCCACGGCCAGCGCGCCGTGGATGCGTGGATCGCGGCGCTGGTGGTCGGCGATGCCCGCATCGGCGTGATCTTTCCCCTGCCCCGCCAGGGCGCGGTGCTCGCCGCCTTCGGCTACGGCACCTTGCTGCAGAGCGCCCATGCCACCGTCGAAGGCGGCCACAGCGCGCGCCTCGCCGATGCCGCCGCGACGGTGACCGGCGCCGACCTGATCCTGATGCATTCGGTCGGCTATACCGAAGCCATGGCGCGCCAGGTCTCGGAAACCACCGGCAAGCTGGTCGTGCCGGCCCGCCGCATCATCGCCGGCGCCGCCCGCATGCGGCTCGCCGACATGACCGGCGGCCGGGTCGGGCCATCGGCCGAGAACTATTCCGGGCCGGAGCTGATGAAGCGCCTCGCCGGCGCCACCGACGGCCTGACCCCGCGCGAGCGCGAAGTGCTGGTGCATGTGCTGGAGGGCGGCGCCAACAAGCTGATCGCCCGCGCCCTCGGCATCAGCCACCGCACCGTCGAGATCCATCGCGCCCGGGCCATGGCAAAGCTCGGCGCCAGCTCGGTGACCGAGCTGATCCGGCGGGCGCTGATGACGCCGCAGCGCTGA
- a CDS encoding OPT oligopeptide transporter protein, which produces MTTQELTSGTASAPADPAAAAPEPAVPRHPRVIAPATLILVLIMSVFGGIIGMQILTTLGITPNTSIVGALAAMALARIPLRLFRHYRSTHVQNLVQSAISSATFGAANSLLLPIGIPYVLGRPDLVLPMFVGVGAAMLLDGFLLYRLYGSAMFPAEGAWPPGVAAAEAIRAGDEGGRSAVILGLGIGCGAAGSWLGIPMSAFGSAFIGNIWALSMFGLGLLLRGYSGVLFSGPAFADILPRGDLAAAFVPHGLMVGAGLMALVQMLPHIVKKPAAAGGGAIDIRRTLGFGSLAYVAIAAVIAVAGGLLTEMPLGLLLAFVLYAALAALIHELIVGLAAMHTGWFPAFAVALITLMIGIMIGFPITALALLAGFTAATGPAFADMGYDLKAGTLLRAGHSARFEIEGRREQFYAALIAFCVAIVIVALSWQSFFARDLVPPIDRVYAAAIHAGVSGSTARNLMLWAIPGAILQLLGGPKRQLGVLLATGLLLSSPLAGWAVLTGIVLRLLWLRRRSPAGQTTMEVFAGGVIAGDALFSFTASVAANAVRGR; this is translated from the coding sequence ATGACGACGCAAGAGCTGACCTCCGGTACAGCATCGGCCCCCGCCGATCCGGCCGCTGCCGCGCCCGAACCCGCCGTGCCTCGCCATCCCCGCGTCATCGCGCCGGCAACGCTCATCCTCGTGCTGATCATGTCGGTGTTCGGCGGCATTATCGGCATGCAGATCCTGACGACGCTCGGCATCACGCCGAACACCTCGATCGTCGGCGCGCTCGCCGCCATGGCGCTGGCGCGCATCCCGCTGCGGCTGTTCCGCCACTATCGCTCGACCCATGTGCAGAACCTGGTGCAGAGCGCCATATCCTCGGCGACCTTCGGCGCGGCCAACAGCCTGCTGCTGCCGATCGGCATTCCCTATGTGCTCGGCCGGCCGGATCTGGTCCTGCCGATGTTCGTCGGCGTCGGCGCCGCCATGCTGCTCGACGGCTTTCTGCTCTACCGCCTCTACGGCAGCGCCATGTTTCCCGCCGAGGGGGCCTGGCCGCCGGGCGTCGCCGCGGCCGAGGCGATCCGCGCGGGCGACGAGGGCGGCCGCAGCGCGGTGATCCTCGGCCTCGGCATAGGCTGCGGCGCGGCCGGCTCGTGGCTCGGCATCCCGATGTCGGCCTTCGGGTCGGCCTTCATCGGCAATATCTGGGCGCTCTCCATGTTCGGCCTCGGCCTGCTGCTGCGCGGCTATTCCGGCGTCCTGTTTTCCGGCCCGGCCTTCGCCGACATCCTGCCGCGCGGCGATCTCGCCGCCGCCTTCGTGCCCCACGGCCTGATGGTGGGCGCCGGCCTGATGGCACTCGTGCAGATGCTGCCGCATATCGTCAAGAAGCCGGCCGCGGCCGGCGGCGGCGCGATCGACATCCGCCGGACGCTCGGTTTCGGCTCGCTCGCCTATGTCGCGATCGCGGCCGTCATCGCGGTTGCCGGCGGGCTGCTGACCGAGATGCCCCTCGGCCTCCTCCTCGCCTTCGTGCTCTATGCCGCCCTGGCGGCGCTCATCCACGAGCTCATCGTCGGCCTCGCGGCCATGCATACCGGCTGGTTCCCGGCCTTCGCGGTGGCGCTGATCACCCTGATGATCGGCATCATGATCGGCTTTCCGATCACCGCGCTTGCCCTGCTCGCCGGTTTCACCGCCGCCACCGGCCCCGCCTTCGCCGATATGGGTTACGACCTCAAGGCGGGCACCCTGCTGCGCGCGGGACACTCCGCCCGCTTCGAGATCGAGGGGCGCCGCGAGCAGTTCTACGCCGCGCTCATCGCCTTTTGCGTCGCCATCGTCATCGTCGCCCTGTCCTGGCAGAGTTTCTTCGCCCGCGACCTCGTTCCGCCGATCGACCGGGTCTACGCCGCGGCGATCCATGCCGGCGTGTCCGGATCGACCGCCCGCAACCTCATGCTCTGGGCCATTCCGGGTGCAATCCTGCAGCTTCTCGGCGGCCCGAAGCGCCAGCTCGGCGTGCTGCTCGCGACCGGCCTGCTGCTGTCGAGCCCGCTCGCCGGCTGGGCCGTGCTGACCGGCATCGTCCTGCGGCTCCTCTGGCTGCGCCGCCGCTCGCCGGCCGGCCAGACCACCATGGAAGTGTTCGCCGGCGGCGTGATCGCGGGCGACGCCCTGTTCTCGTTCACGGCATCGGTCGCGGCCAATGCCGTCCGCGGCCGCTGA
- the argC gene encoding N-acetyl-gamma-glutamyl-phosphate reductase encodes MATKAKIAILGASGYTGSELVRLLLRHPRVEIVLMTADRKAGQPMAEVFPQFAPFDLPGLVSIDSIDWKTAAVDLVFCALPHGTTQTVIASILKARSDIKVVDLSADFRLANPADYARWYGHEHHALDVQAEAVYGLPELHRAAIKKARLVANPGCYPTCSILPLAPLLKKKAIDSDNIVVDAKSGVSGAGRAAKEGSLYCEVTEGLHAYGVAGHRHSSELDQELSIAAGKPVLATFTPHLMPMSRGMLATTYVTAKRGRTAADLHAIIAQAYAREPFVHLLPLGQTPQTRHVRGSNLIMIGLVQDRVPNRVIVVSAIDNLVKGASGQAVENMNLVLGYPETLGLEQIALFP; translated from the coding sequence ATGGCTACCAAGGCCAAAATCGCGATCCTCGGCGCGTCCGGCTATACCGGTTCGGAACTCGTCCGCCTGCTGCTCAGGCATCCGCGCGTCGAGATCGTGCTGATGACCGCGGACCGCAAAGCCGGCCAGCCGATGGCGGAGGTGTTTCCGCAATTCGCGCCGTTCGACCTGCCCGGTCTCGTGTCCATCGACAGCATCGACTGGAAGACCGCCGCGGTCGATCTCGTCTTCTGCGCGTTGCCGCATGGCACGACGCAGACGGTGATCGCCTCCATCCTGAAGGCGCGCAGCGACATCAAGGTGGTCGATCTCTCGGCCGATTTCCGGCTCGCCAACCCGGCCGACTATGCCCGCTGGTATGGTCATGAACATCATGCGCTCGACGTCCAGGCCGAGGCCGTGTACGGCCTGCCGGAGCTGCACAGGGCGGCGATCAAGAAGGCGCGGCTGGTCGCCAATCCCGGCTGCTACCCGACCTGCTCGATCCTGCCGCTCGCGCCGCTCCTGAAGAAGAAGGCGATCGACAGCGACAACATTGTCGTCGACGCCAAGTCCGGCGTTTCCGGGGCCGGCCGCGCGGCCAAGGAAGGCAGCCTCTACTGCGAGGTGACGGAAGGCCTGCACGCCTATGGTGTCGCCGGGCACCGGCATTCCTCGGAGCTCGACCAGGAGCTGTCGATCGCGGCCGGCAAGCCCGTCCTCGCCACCTTCACACCCCACCTCATGCCGATGAGCCGGGGCATGCTGGCGACCACCTATGTCACCGCCAAGCGCGGCCGGACCGCGGCCGACCTGCACGCGATCATCGCCCAGGCCTATGCCCGCGAGCCCTTCGTGCACCTCCTGCCGCTCGGCCAGACGCCGCAGACCCGGCATGTCCGCGGCTCCAACCTGATCATGATCGGCCTCGTCCAAGACCGCGTGCCGAACAGGGTCATCGTGGTTTCGGCCATCGACAACCTGGTCAAGGGCGCGTCGGGCCAGGCGGTCGAGAACATGAACCTGGTGCTCGGCTATCCCGAGACGCTGGGGCTCGAGCAGATCGCGCTGTTCCCCTGA
- a CDS encoding Putative glutathione-dependent formaldehyde-activating enzyme, which yields MLRGSCLCGAVAYEVDAEAGPIVHCHCRTCRKAHGSAFSSVSNVPRDAFRWTRGEAILGRFGSSPGKTRHFCTRCGSHILAARQGQPTVLLRLGCLDTPIADTPTAHIWRSDAATWYDPKIALPEFPGGMPARSK from the coding sequence ATGCTGAGGGGAAGCTGTCTTTGCGGCGCGGTAGCCTATGAGGTCGATGCCGAGGCGGGGCCGATCGTCCACTGCCATTGTCGGACATGCCGCAAGGCACACGGCTCGGCCTTCTCCAGTGTCAGCAATGTTCCGCGTGACGCATTCCGATGGACACGCGGCGAAGCGATCCTCGGCCGCTTTGGATCATCGCCCGGAAAGACCCGTCATTTCTGCACGCGCTGCGGTTCGCACATCCTGGCCGCCCGCCAGGGCCAGCCGACGGTGCTGCTGCGCCTGGGATGCCTGGATACGCCGATCGCCGACACGCCGACGGCGCATATCTGGCGATCGGACGCGGCGACCTGGTACGACCCGAAGATCGCGCTGCCCGAGTTTCCCGGCGGTATGCCGGCTCGTTCGAAATAG
- a CDS encoding Cob(I)yrinic acid a,c-diamide adenosyltransferase, with amino-acid sequence MVKLNKIYTRTGDDGTTGLAAGGRRLKFDLRVEAYGIVDEANAAIGLARLHTGDDAALDAMLSRIQNDLFDLGADLATPDTGEALEYEPLRIVPAQVARLEGEIDLLNAELKPLKSFILPGGSPAAAHLHLARTISRRAERVMVALSRQAGEIVSHASLHYINRLSDFLFVAGRYLNDKGARDVLWVPGANR; translated from the coding sequence ATGGTCAAGCTCAACAAAATCTACACGCGTACTGGCGACGATGGCACCACCGGGCTCGCCGCCGGCGGCCGGCGGCTCAAGTTCGACCTGCGCGTCGAAGCCTATGGCATCGTCGACGAAGCCAATGCCGCGATCGGGCTCGCGCGCCTGCATACCGGCGACGACGCCGCGCTCGATGCCATGCTCTCACGCATTCAGAACGATCTGTTCGATCTCGGTGCCGATCTCGCCACCCCGGATACCGGCGAGGCGCTGGAATACGAACCGCTGCGCATCGTGCCGGCCCAGGTCGCGCGCCTCGAAGGCGAGATCGACCTGCTGAATGCCGAGCTGAAGCCGCTGAAGAGCTTCATCCTGCCGGGCGGCAGCCCGGCGGCGGCCCACCTGCATCTTGCCCGCACGATCAGCCGGCGGGCCGAGCGCGTCATGGTGGCGCTGTCGCGCCAGGCCGGCGAGATCGTGTCGCACGCCTCGCTCCACTATATCAACCGTCTCTCGGATTTCCTGTTCGTCGCCGGCCGCTACCTCAACGACAAGGGCGCGCGCGACGTGCTGTGGGTGCCGGGCGCGAACCGGTGA
- a CDS encoding hypothetical protein (Hypoxia induced protein conserved region) — MTFTMFVPIAIGAVAVVLLMGLVNMLRNGPASTSQTLMRWRVGLQFLAIIVIVIAIWLKASGG, encoded by the coding sequence ATGACCTTCACGATGTTCGTCCCCATCGCCATCGGCGCGGTTGCCGTCGTGCTGCTGATGGGGCTCGTCAACATGCTGCGCAACGGCCCGGCCAGCACGTCGCAGACCCTGATGCGCTGGCGCGTCGGGCTCCAGTTCCTGGCGATCATCGTCATCGTGATCGCGATCTGGCTGAAGGCCAGCGGCGGCTGA